The nucleotide sequence CTGTGATTTTTTTGATTCTTAAACACCTGAGCCTAGATAGGCAGAAAGTGTATCCCTTAAAGCAATTCCTTTGAGAATCTGTATCGTGCTCATTGGATACCATACTCCCTATAGTAGAAGCGAGTTTCTATTGAAGTATAAATTCATGAATGGATTTCACCTATGCATCTAACTAAGCAGAGCCCTACGAAGGAACTCACAATGTGACAGAGCTCGCTGAATGCAGGAAGGACTCTTCCAAAGTGGTGATTGCCATTTTCACCTCAGTAAGTATTAGAACAGCGGGAATATTGAAGTCGTCAGTTCCATCTATTTAGAATTTCATTGCCTTGCTCCATGATGTATTAATCTGCATTTCCTGCCTTAATCTTAGCAAAACCTCAAAGTCTGAAAATCCTAgcaaaatgctggatttggaaatcATGCACTGTGAATAGAAATCATGTTTCTAATCCCTTAATTGTTGGGGTAATTGAAATGGGCTCGGTAGCGGTtgacatatttgttgaatgaaaccTCTGAACCTGATCCTTTTAGACTCAACCTCACTAATTTCTCAAATGGTGagcctggaatttttttttaccaggtaCTGATTTAGTTAAaacaatcaaaaggaaaaaaattatggcTCCTTGTTTGGATTTGGAATAAGGAATCTAAATCGGGTCCAATAATCGACTACGATTTTCACGGGGTCCTTTTTTCATAATCTACTTTTCTAGTCCCAGAGAAAAGCAGATGTAGACTTTTCCTTGGCATTTGCATTTTAGCCCCTAGTCACGTTCCCAGCCTAAACTGAATAAAAAGCCCCCTTATTCCGGGAAACCTTTGTTATTCAAGTACAATCACTCAGAGTGTTAGGTGGAGGCCTCTTTGAGTGAGGGAGTGGCTATGCctttctctggcttattttacagacaaagcaGCGCTCCTGGGTGAGGCGGGAGGACTGAATTTTCAGATTCTGCAACTCAGCCTAAAAGCCAAAAATGGGTGCTCTCCAGGAACTTGGTTCTGAAGATCAGCCTGTAACTTTGTGCTATCAGGTGAATGGGTCTTGTCCTCGAACCCTGCATCCTTTGGGCATCCAGTTGATCATATACCTGGCCTGTGCCATAGGTATGTTGATTACTGTCCTGGGGAACCTGCTTGTGGTGTTTGCCGTGTTCtattttaaagccctccatactCCTACCAATTTCTTGCTGCTCTCGCTAGCATTGGCTGACATGTTCCTTGGGCTCCTTGTGCTTCCATTCAGCACCGTTCGATCAGTAGAGAGCTGCTGGTTCTTCGGGGACTTCCTCTGTAGGTTGCATACATACCTTGACACACTCTTCTGCCTCACCTCCATTTTCCACCTGTGTTTCATTTCCATTGATCGCCATTGTGCCATCTGCAACCCCCTGCTTTATCCTACCAAGTTCACTGTCAAGGTGGCATTCAGATACATAGTGGTGGGTTGGGGGCTTCCTGCAGCATACACTGCTTTCTTCCTCTACACTGATGTGGTGGAGGAAGGACTGGGCATGTTATTGGATGAGATGCCTTGTGTGGGCAGCTGTCAACTGCTGTTCAATAAATTCTGGGGCTGGTTGAACTTTCCTGTGTTCTTTTTCCCTTGTGTAATTATGATTAGCCTGTATGTGAAGATCTTCATTGTGGCCAGCAGGCAGGCCCAGCAGATCAGTACCATGAACAAGAGCACAGGCACCTCTTCGGGTCAGATTGGGGCCTCTAAACGAGAGAGGAAAGCAGCAAAGACTTTAGGGATAGCAGTGGGCATTTACCTCTTATGTTGGCTGCCATTCACCATTGATACCCTTGTGGACAGCCTCCTCAACTTCATCACCCCACCTTTAGTCTTTGATATCTTCATCTGGTTTGCTTACTTCAACTCAGCATGCAATCCTCTGATCTATGTATTTTCCTATAGGTGGTTCAGGAAAGCTTTAAAACTTGTTCTGAGCCGGGAAGTCTTTTCCCCTAGGACCCCTACCATTGACTTGTATCAAGACTGACCAATTTTCCTCAAGGGAGGGGCCAGGTTATTTGTTGGTAAAGGAGAGTAACAGAACATCACAGACCAGGAGTCTTGGTAGATTCAAGAGGGAAAGTTTTGGAACTGGGGACAGGGAAAGAAAGATTCTGAAATTAGTAACATAGTAAGCTTTCCTTTTCCTGGCATAAAATTTCtatagaagtaaagaaaaaaaggagaagaaaaatgagggtTTTGCTATTTGAATGTCAACCAGACAAAATAAACAGAGTTTTGGTTATCtggcttctctcttttctctctccttttcaaagATCTCATGGatgaaagtaaaattaaaaaacaaatcagtCATTAATTGGAAGTCAGGGAACCTGCTTCTACCCCTGTCTTTGCCAAGgtttctgtgactttggacaagccaaTTTATCTTTCTGCTCCTAATTTCTTCCCTAGATAATGAGAGATCATtccaattatattaaattaaaataattaaaaaaacatttattaaccctCTTTCACATGGAAAGTAATGTGCTAGGGTCccagggatataaagataaataggACACagcccttgttctcaaggaacttccaaTCTATTAGGGGGAAAGGCATGAAAAGGAGTGAAGAAAAGAGATATAAACCAAAATGCTTTGAGAAATTTGAGTAAGGAGAGAATCACTTTCACTTGGTaggctggtgaggagagagagggttTGGAAGGCAAGGGGTGATAGCTCTTAACATCTATGATTCTGAATTGGTCAGATTTTCCATAGTCATTCTCTCACTTTATAGTTCAAGTCTTTGAATGCCTACTTTCTGGAACATTCATTTTAACACTCATTTCTACTACTTACTCTGAACCAATTTGATCTTTAAGACCCATGGCTTTAGAGTGAGGGTTAACTTCCTCCCACATATTATTCTCCCTACTATCAGGCAATTTCTCTCATTAAGTAGGGACTTCACAATTTTGAAAGACACTTCATCCCTTAATTGGTTAATCTGGAAAACAGTTAGGACATTCTGTATAACTAATGTCTTTAGTCATACTGCCaatttgacttttgttttttttttctttaaacttacATTTTACAATTTGTCTTACAAAGAATGAAAACCCACTACTACATAGTTTAGCAATTTCCCTTACAACCCCAAGTACTAAAATCATATTCCTGTTCAAAGTTAAACAATCTTCAGTTTCATAGGGAATTTCAAAAATTGTAGCTGCtccttaaaaaacatttatttatatttctaatgACTTATCAGGTAAGCAAAgacaatgtttatttttttgacCCCTAACTTTTTTTTACCCTGTTTCAGAAAAAGATTCTCTTCTCCCTACTTCAATttcttatttcatcatttttttccaaatgaaattttgtacatagtaaataagatttttttttatttcaaatgcattttattacattaataatGCCACGTTACAGTTGATAACAGACTACCTTTACTTCGTTATGTTAATTCTGGAACAATCCAGAATGATGCCAGCTTTGGCCAGCTTTGATGAAAAGGAATTTCTCCTTTACTGGCTCCTCCAATCTTTTGGGACCACCCTGCCCACAGGGGACAAGTTCCACTCAATTCCAATTTGTGTAGCCGCATATGCCCAAATGGCAAGACAGAAAGTGGCTCCACTGAGCAATATTGGGGTGCCATACTTATCGTGAAAATTAGGCAGCCTGTCCTGGTGGTTCTGCCTTTCAACAGTTTGCTGAAAGCTGCGAACCGAAAAGCGGCTCAAGGCCCTCCTAAACAGAGGGAACATCGCCAAAAGAGCCAGAAGAAACCACAGGGGACTCAGGTTGTCGACAGCACGCCAAGCGCGGTGCTTCGTCCTTGCGAGAAGTCAAAAGAAACCAGTAAATAAGATTTTAAtatgccaagatggcagatttgTAGTTAgataggattttaaaagtcaccaAAGATTTGTCACTTGTCAAATATACTTCTTCAACTTTGCAGCCTTTGAAATTATTGATCACCCTTTTTTCCTGGATCCATTCTCTTCTCtatgtttttgtgacactgctttctTCTAGTTTTCATACCTGCCTCTCCATCCCTTCTCAacttcctttgctggttctttctcaaggtcataccTACTAACTATGCATGTACCCCAAGGTTTTGTCCTGagacttctcttttccctctatactatcttTCTCAGTGATTTCATCGCCCTTTATGTGTTCACTTATCATCTCTTTGTAGATAATGTGctgatctatatatctagccctaaccttACTCCTGATCTCCAGTCTTGCATCAACAACTGCCTTTTGGGTATATCCAACTGTATGTCACATAGGCAATTCCTACTCAAAATGTCATTATTTGCCCCCCTAAAattcttcttccaaactttcctattactatcaagGTCATGACTATCCTTTCATCTACCCAAGCTGAAAATTTGGGGAACATCCTTggctcttctctcaccctctctccacAAATATGatttgttgccaagtcttgcttCTGTACTCGCTATATCTCTTAcataattctcttctttctactcacaaaaCCATCATCCTGCAGGCTGTTATCACCTTGTGCTTGGACAATTAAAATTGCATTCTGGTCTgtcttcctgcctcaggtctctccctactccaatccatcttccagtTAGCTGTAAAAGCAACCTCCCAAAAGcacaaatctgatcatgtcaccctctcTACTAGACAAATTCCAAtatctccctattacctttaggatcaaatataaaatcctatggcATTTataacccttcacaatctggttccttcctgcctttccagtcttcttacattttattccctCTATGAACTCTGTGATCCAGATATTAATattccagacctcagtttccaacATTCTATGGTTGTATAGCTTACTATAAGATAAGGCAGTATGTTCTAAGGGATAGCGAACAAGTCAGTTAGAACTGAGATCAAGTCTGATTTCTGATATAGGAGTAACTAGGGAGTGCGGTGAACAGACAGCTGGACTCGGAaagattggagttcaaatttagtctcagatacttaccggccacgagactctgggcaagtcacttaacctctccctatagtggtttcctcatctgtaaaatggagataataatggcgTCTAGCTCCCATGGttcttgtgaagataaaatgtaaccatatttgtaaagtgcttcacaaaccttaacatgctatgtaaatgctaacctatgttattgttattatatattcttgttgtgtgaccctgagaaagtctcttaacttctcagtgctacCGGGAACTACTAAAGACTATGAGTTATAGAAGGATCAAAGATTTGCAATGGTAGTGGGTGTTTCTTGGGAGTTCCTGATATTtagatatttatacatttatCTATTTTTGAAGGTTATTAAGTTCATGAcaaaaaaaccttattttttcAAACTCTAACTCTcagataaaggaaataaatatatattttgaggCAAAAGATTATATACACTTGATTAGAAAGAATTACTTAAAGCAACAGAAATGATTGTTGGCAGAGCTATGGGGAAAGGGACATGCAGTAACATTGGTGGTAGAATTATGTCATAATATTTTTGTAgaataatttagaaaaatatgtCAAAGTGTACAAAAACAATCGCTGACCCAGTGACATACCTATTAAAGCTATATATGAAGGATATaattaaatgagaagaaaaatttatatggacaaaaatattcatagcaactttGTGATAGCAAGAGTATGGAAAAAACACATTATagaattaaggaatggctgattTAACTGTACTATAATTGCTGAATAGAATATTGCTATGCCCTaaatgaagaatatgaagaaaaatggaaagataatcAAAGTggtatggagaaaagaaaatagagccGTAACTCACAAAATAACTACAGCTACACAAAAATTACAACAACAAAACCTCATAAACACATAGATATAAAAGAGatctgaaaagaaacaaagaacaaataaaatattttattatatgttgAGGgttatattcttttttccttaataaatatAGTTTGgagtttgtgtttttatttcttaaaatttggTTTGCTTATTTGCTAATTTTGTTGAGATTATTATTACTTATACAATCATTAATTATGAATTAATTAGGCAAGGGCTCCTCTTCATGTTACACCTCTCAGTTACACCCAGATTTGAGGTATAATTTGAGTCATCATCTATTCAAATTTACCCCTTTTAGCCCCAATCCAATGATTCTGCATTATGAAGAAATTACAGTACATTGATATAATGGTATGCTCTTGGGGGTATACCTAATGATGAAGGgattggtttcagagaaacctgaaaaaagtcctatgaactgatgcagtgaagtgagcagaaccaggtgaacaagCCCCAACTTTGAAAGccataagaactctgatcaatgcagttattaatcatgattccagagaattGATAACATAGCCTGCTACTCATCTCCAGATGGAAGAGTGATGGAATCATGGTGAAGAATGAGAACATATTTTTTTTGACCATGGTCAATAcaataatttgttttgcttggctacgcatatttgttacaaagatttcatttttcttttttttcaccaaTGGGTTGAGGGAGGTAgtagggagagaaaacagattgtcaattttttttaaatgaaattttgtttaaaaaaaagaaagaaagcctgaATTTcctctttcaataactatttgcatgatcttgggcaagtctctttacctcGTTCAGCTTCGGTGTCCTTATTCATGAAAgtagagagttggattagatgatctctaagatctcttccagctcttttaTTCTATGAATAAGCAACATTGATTTTTCCTATCACACTAGATACACTCAGATGTTTAAAGGAGAGGGGTATTTTTCAGAGGTTAGGGTATTGTAGTGAAGTGGGTCTTTCCTGTTGTTCCCACAATGTACCACATGGAGACCCATGCTCACTGTCTATTGGTGAACCTGGCCACATCCATCATGGAATAAATTTGCACACATTTGCCTTATTTGACCAATGTCCCTAAATATCCCTGTAGTTCTATGCCCCAAATCTTCCCCTTTAATATCAAAGGGTCATGGGGCTCCTAATGAGTTGTGtgtatgggggaagggagggtagtATGAGCAGAGagcttagaattttttttgttgttgttatacaCATTTGTAGGAATTTATGACTTGAATGTCCACTTTAGGGACTCCAAGTTGGTAAGAATAAGTGGTGAAGCACCCTCAATATTTTAATCACATATTACTTTCACTGTTTCTTAATTTTCAATTAcatggttcattcattcacttactaagccaaaaaaaaaataaaatgaaatacccTGCTATGTGAAGGACTCTGTTTTCAGCACTATGGGAATGCAAAAATTAAACATGTGGGATTTTTTATCATGAAGTTTAGCATGTATGCATGATAATCAACAAATCAAGTGACTAATGTGTCCCAGACTTTATGCTACGCATTGGGAATATACAGTAAGgaagagcaaaagagagagagaaaggaaggaaggaaggaaggaaggaaggaaggaaggaaggaaggaaggaaggaaagaaggaagttagTTTCTACCCTTAAGGAGGAGGCCTACCCTGGAGAATTGTTTGTATACTATCATAGAAGAAAGGACACCACTAGTTTTCTCCTGTGTAAAATGCCCTCATAGTGAAATTGACAACCAAAAGCTGCCTTCTTCCAATTCATATGACAAAATACTTCAAAACTGAGTGAGTCCACATATCCCCAAACCGTAAGCCACACAGCAGACAGCCTTCCTCTCTACACCATTTATAAAAGGAGTAATTATTTCCTAAACATTAGCCAAAAGCTTTCTAATTGAGACAAAAGTAAACAAAGGTTCTAAAACCAGACCCTGGCCctagagagcaaaaacagaagtaAGGGCttgaaagaggcaaatttaagcttgattcCAAGAAAGAGAAACGAAACATAATTTCCTAATGATGAGAACTGTCTGAAATGAAATGGTTATCTCTGTAAGAGTGTTAAAGTAGAGGATGTATACCCACTTTTGGGGTATGTTACACTGAGGATTCCTTTCAGATATTGATTGGTCTAAATGGCTCTtgtggtctcttccaactctaaaattcaatgACTCCGTGACATTACTTTTATggaccaaaacaaagaaaactgatGACTATCCAGAGAAAAGAAGCATCCTCAAACTGAACTGTGACCTTGTACTAAATGCCACCTGAGCAACCATAGGAGAAGGGGATTATGCTTTCTCTCACTTTCCATCAACATCACTGCTAATGTTAATTATCATTTGGCAGCAGACCTTCCAGCCTGCTATGTCTAGCATAACAACCAATAGAAACTTTCAGGGATTAGCAAATTGACAGTTCTGATAGAGTCAGTGGTGAAAGGAAAGCAGGAGGCTAGCTACTGTTTGTTTAATCATACCAGATGCAGGGAACTTCTAGGGCACAGCCATACCCACATGTTCTTGGGTTCTTATGCCCACCACCACTAAGGTATGAGGACTGGTAGCATGTCCTTTCAGA is from Trichosurus vulpecula isolate mTriVul1 chromosome 7, mTriVul1.pri, whole genome shotgun sequence and encodes:
- the TAAR5 gene encoding trace amine-associated receptor 5; this encodes MGALQELGSEDQPVTLCYQVNGSCPRTLHPLGIQLIIYLACAIGMLITVLGNLLVVFAVFYFKALHTPTNFLLLSLALADMFLGLLVLPFSTVRSVESCWFFGDFLCRLHTYLDTLFCLTSIFHLCFISIDRHCAICNPLLYPTKFTVKVAFRYIVVGWGLPAAYTAFFLYTDVVEEGLGMLLDEMPCVGSCQLLFNKFWGWLNFPVFFFPCVIMISLYVKIFIVASRQAQQISTMNKSTGTSSGQIGASKRERKAAKTLGIAVGIYLLCWLPFTIDTLVDSLLNFITPPLVFDIFIWFAYFNSACNPLIYVFSYRWFRKALKLVLSREVFSPRTPTIDLYQD
- the LOC118858272 gene encoding cytochrome c oxidase subunit 7B, mitochondrial-like; translated protein: MFPLFRRALSRFSVRSFQQTVERQNHQDRLPNFHDKYGTPILLSGATFCLAIWAYAATQIGIEWNLSPVGRVVPKDWRSQ